A region of Ochotona princeps isolate mOchPri1 chromosome 2, mOchPri1.hap1, whole genome shotgun sequence DNA encodes the following proteins:
- the MAGOH gene encoding protein mago nashi homolog gives MESDFYLRYYVGHKGKFGHEFLEFEFRPDGKLRYANNSNYKNDVMIRKEAYVHKSVMEELKRIIDDSEITKEDDALWPPPDRVGRQELEIVIGDEHISFTTSKIGSLIDVNQSKDPEGLRVFYYLVQDLKCLVFSLIGLHFKIKPI, from the exons ATGGAGAGTGACTTTTACCTGCGCTACTACGTGGGCCACAAGGGCAAGTTCGGCCATGAATTCCTGGAGTTTGAGTTCCGACCCGATG GGAAATTAAGATATGCCAACAACAGTAATTACAAAAACGATGTCATGATCAGAAAAGAG GCTTATGTACATAAAAGTGTGATGGAGGAACTGAAGAGAATAATTGATGACAGTGAAATTACCAAAGAGGACGATGCTTTGTGGCCTCCTCCTGATCGAGTGGGCCGACag gaACTTGAAATCGTCATTGGAGATGAACACATTTCTTTCACAACGTCAAAAATTGGTTCCCTTATTGATGTCAATCAGTCCAA GGATCCAGAAGGCTTGCGAGTATTTTATTATCTTGTCCAGGATCTGAAGTGCTTGGTCTTTAGTCTCATTGGATTACACTTCAAGATTAAACCCATCTAG